A window of Apium graveolens cultivar Ventura chromosome 8, ASM990537v1, whole genome shotgun sequence contains these coding sequences:
- the LOC141680133 gene encoding ATP synthase subunit 9, mitochondrial-like has translation MLEGMKLIGAGAATIALAGAALGIGNVFSSLSLIESVAINPSLAKQLFGYSILRVPLALAPFLVLLELISYCFRALSLGIRLFANMMASHSLVLAWDGKLYMLPDLNLPPEPEVEQIEEPNAQEEPGTTLTHPV, from the coding sequence ATGTTAGAAGGAATGAAATTAATTGGAGCTGGTGCAGCAACAATTGCTTTAGCTGGAGCAGCCCTTGGTATTGGAAACGTTTTTAGTTCTTTATCTTTAATTGAGTCTGTGGCGATAAATCCGTCATTGGCAAAACAACTCTTTGGCTATTCAATCTTAAGAGTCCCTCTCGCATTAGCCCCCTTCTTAGTACTCCTTGAACTAATCTCTTATTGTTTTCGAGCATTAAGCTTGGGAATCCGATTATTTGCTAATATGATGGCCAGTCATAGCCTTGTTCTCGCTTGGGACGGTAAACTCTATATGTTGCCGGACCTAAATCTCCCCCCTGAGCCCGAAGTGGAGCAGATTGAAGAACCGAATGCGCAAGAGGAACCTGGGACGACCCTCACGCATCCCGTTTGA